The Dysidea avara chromosome 11, odDysAvar1.4, whole genome shotgun sequence genome includes the window AGCTGTGGTAGCTCCTCATCATGACTGTGACGCAAACAGTTAAGTGATCTCCTGGCCTTAGCAGAAACAACTTTACAGTGATGAGACCAAGATTGAATGTGAACTCTAAGATATTAAATTTGAACAATAGAACTCCATGAGATGGTAGTGTTGTTGATTTTATATATAAAATTGATAAGTTTCTCTTGTTGGAAATAAAAATGCAAGACATTTAGATGTATTTAGACATATAGTTGCCAATTGATAGTCCACAAATAGATGCTGTCAAAATCTTGCTGCAGTATTAAACAGTCAGCAGAACTTCTTATTTCTCTATACAGTGCAACATCATGTCATCCACAAGCAGTTTTAAAGTGGAGTGGAATATAACATTTTGCAAATCATCTATATATAATATGAACAGAAGGAGGCCAAGTACAGAGCCCTGTAGCACTCCTGATATAACAGGGAGTCAGTCAGAAAACTTATCACTGATGACCACTCATTGGAATTGGCAAGTTAGAAAAGAAGGAATCCATTGCAACAACTGGTCAGTGATACCTAAACAATGAAGTTTAAGAGGAAGATGCTCATGAGGTACAGAGTCAAAAGCTTTGGCAAAGTTCGAAAAGACACAATGAGTAGTGGTGCTGCGATGTTCTAGACATGAACTCCAGTCATGTACAGCAGGGTAACAGTGGAATGGTCAACATGAAAACCAAATTGAATGTTACTGATATTAAATAAATTCAATTCTGCAGAAAGTTTCAGTAATATATTTTGGAGTGATATGATTTGGGCCACATGTTTTACTGGTGTCAAGATTGGATAGTAGACATCTTCTGGGGTAAAATTCACTGACTGAATGAGAGGTAAGGAACTCTGTGATTGTGCCTAAATTGGAGGTATCCTCATTGGTGAAAACAGAATAAAAATATTTGTTAAACATATTAGCTTTAGCAAAATCATCTAGtaataatggaattttctgaaTGAAGAGGTGGTAAACATGTACACCTGTATGGTGATGCTTCACTGAATATTTGACTCAACTTTAGAACTTCTTGATGACAGGAGATTGAGACAAGTCTTAGTTTCATATCTTGCCATAGCACCCAGTTACTAATGtgcgaggggtccgacactcttgaaatctcgtacgcttcgtcagaaatcacatttgaaatcgtgaaatcacacactcaaaagaaatcagaaatcacacttTTTGAAAACGAAAATCGTAAAACTCCGTATATCTCCGTAAATTACGGACGCATTGAATTACGCGATATTATTAATTGGAACATAACAGAAGTGATTTAAGGCCCGAATCacttgatctggcactggttcgGCTGCCAATCTCTAGAATTTTACAGCCCAAGCTGAGTCCACTAATGGTCAAAAGCTTCCATCACTGGAGCCATACAAGTGATCTGAGAATCCATCTCGGAATCTTATTCAGTTTTAACTAGCAATTTAGGCTCTACTCGCAGCCACAAGTGACGGTACATCATAGTGACTGCATGGGTTAATGATGAAACGGGTAAACCATGTAGAAGGGCTGCAAACTATAAGCACACTTTTGCAAAGAAAGTAGTTCCCAGCATTAGCTTCAGGACAAATAATTATGCAGCTTGTCTAGAAAATATGTATGTCAGTActggttagtaactagctactaggtgtaacttttcaaagattagctcacataatatgattctgcttgttcagctgacccactaaacatctttacataactcgcaagcaaacatttcatataaaacaatcCTGGCATACACAATGAAGACCATGGATGTATCCAGATCAGTTGACTGTGTACTTAGGTGTTTCCTGCCACTGTGGTTGTTAGTCAATATGAAATGAGATCagggttgttaacagagagccattcaagttttcaataccattgtgaaggaagggatgtgcacgttactgatgttagcagagatattgtttatgtcaactttcaggtgtgatttaatctattgtgtattataaaactggtaggtaatacatactagtagctatctttctgcatatagctaagtcagcttcatgcagattaaatacatcacatattgatcagataaggtttataagttctgctaaattttgcaggtatgttcattgctggcaatgcatcatactggtttgcattatattatctgaagaactgataatgcaggatgattggagctaacagtgtatagcacacaaattttacggagaacaattacctaatcagtgactttatggaaatacaatgccaaaatggtcctcagaCACTATGCTCTTTGCACGGAGGACAttatagattttgtttaggttttataatgtagttaagtaggtgtagcttgtaagtagtttagtttattgtaattagtgtggtagtttgtaatttgctagtctttgtattcttttgtgcttaacttttctgtgtacttgtttgttatctatttttgtaaataattttacacctttttcattacctaatcattactgattgagtccaagtctatctcctaccaaagatactgttttaaattcatcataactcagtgataaaagtgtaactgaaatcatgtggacccactgatgacacgcaaccatgtaatagtaaccaattccaatatacttaattaatcacatgtatcaccatcagctatacttttattattaatattgcTGGACATGCCGATGTGCCAAGGGGACGTGAGTAATGCTCCAAGgaaaaaatacacaagataacaGTACTGCTTTATTATATCTACCGGTAAAGACGATACTCGACAATGCCTAACATTgcctataccatttttactttacagcacaactaTGTAGTAGCTTTTAGATAATGCAGGCTTACtgactcaatcactgaagttggcaaattattccagtcgatgacagctcttggaaagaaggaatgccggttcatgtagctaagtacctggatgaagtggtaagggtagtggtgtctagttgaacattgtgtggcTAAGAGGATAATGGTATTGATAGGCTGCAGATAAGTCGTGGATTGCCTCGTAAAAATGCCGGCggctagctataactaggccAGTGCGGCATTCCTTGATCCAcgcctattatttttttacccTTGTTAGAATATAACTTATGCACGAAGTTCTGGGACGGCTTCTATTCATTTTTAGACAGCCTCTTTACACTGTTAGCTTGCCTGTTAATCATCAGCACTACCGTACGACCACAACCACAAACCATCACCGCTACTGGTGCCTGAAATCATCTCAGCCAGACGGCTTTGGCCCCAGCATCTTTGCTTACGAACTAGACTCTAGTGAAGATATAACTTTTACCATCCAGTTTACTGATGAAGAAGCTTCTGGACCTGTTCTAGCTCCATGAGAGTCAACAATGGTGAAATCAcggaaatcacgaaatcaaaattgaaatcacgaaatcacaattgaaatcatgaaatcactaatgaaatcattgatttcagagaaatcactgtgatttcgaaatctcgtacgcccTTCGAGAAAGTGGCGGACCCCCCGCTAATGTGTGATACTTTGTGTGTACTTGACAAGCATACTCAAGCAgtggtcacatatactaaaaCTTGAATATAAACCACAGATTTTGCAGCTGTGGTAGCAGATATATAAGTGATCTCCTAGCCTTAGCAGAAACAACTTTACAGTGATGAGACCAAGACAAGTTAGATTGAATGTGAACTGTCATGCGACAATTGGTCCCCCCAAAATCAGTTCCTCCGGACTAGTTAAAGCCGCGCTAtatggtccccccggaccacttgagacacttcaacttgtcccccccccccccccccggacaACCTAGAGCGCCACGGTTGGTCCCCCTCTGCTACAAGTGGTCCCCCACGCTGAATATGATCCAGGCGCGGCAAGCAACATGGCCGGATCAGTTTCTTCGTACAGCTTGTTTTTAAACTATAAAGCTACAGTGCCAGTGATCGGGTATGAGGCTACAGGCTGTGCCTTGTATGCTCGGCTAGGCCTGTGCTTCGTGGATTCTCAGCCATGATGCCGGTGATCAGTCTATGTtgtcaattcactactaatgtaTTCACTGACATGCGTCATGCcaggctatatagctagccataaaaGCGATGCAGCTAGCATAATTAATGTATGCCATGAAATAGCTAACTAGTTAGCAAAGTTTgccaatatacatcaacaattgttACAGTCATTAGCTAATGTGTAAAGTCTTTACGTTGTTTGACAGAATCAATACAGTTAAATTCATAAGAGGGTGCTGAAGGGTCATCCACAGTTACTCCTGAGCAGATTACATGCACCCACGCATTACAGTTACCACACTGGATCTACATACACAATAAATATACATAAAGTTCTCACATGAATAATATATGTGTATAGCATACCCAGCGATCAGTATAATCTTCATGCTGAAAACTTTCTTCAGATCGTCCACACATGATGCAGCGCTCAGTCATGTCAACTGAATTTGAAACACACgtatatatgcacactttaACGCAGAGCAAATTACTTGAATTGGTGAGGAGTGCTGTGCCTATATCTATTCTGGCTTTCTTcatattcatttgcaaaatgGCGTCTTCGTCGATACGGTTAAAATTTAACAATTGTTCAGCAATCTGTGTATAATACACAAACTTTATAGCCTTAGCTACAAAAGCGAGATGTTATACCTTTACAAAACACCACAGTTGAAGCTGTCTCATGGCTTTTGCACACCTTTCTTGAGCTGAATGAGCTCAAAATTGTCCAATGAGACGTTGTCTTGACCAACGCAGTTATATCTCATAGCAAAGAACCTTCTATGGAGCATATAAAACTAGGTGTAAAAGTGCATTGCATCAATTTAGTTCACAATGatgcactgtataattatgttaacagtCAATGTTACAGTATTGAACATACTTCAAACCTGTGTATGCTCCACGTATGGCTCGCGATGGTCCAAGAGGATCGATGTAGTAAAACTTTTTTTCTTCCATGTTGATTGCCTACAGAGCAGCACAACAAGTGTATTGGTATCACCCTATGCAAATTGCTTACAATCAATATCCAGTGGTTTTCTCCATGATTGTACATTCCAACAATAAACACTTTGGTGCTTAGCGTCTCCTATAGTATGAATAAACTAACTCCTCCACGTAGCATTTGTGATCTTACCTTGCTTAAAAGGTGCGATGATTTCCCAGATTTTGAGCGATTAACCCAGGCAGTGATGGTTTGTGACAAGACAGCAAAACTGTCATTCCTCAACTAGCATGCGTAAATATCCATTCACTAtctataacattaattttagtgcatCAAATTTAGAGGTATATAATACAATGCACTGACCTCATCATTTAACCAGTTATTTCCTTTCAAGTTGTGAAAGCTACCTTGATGTATAGCCAAATGTCCAAACCTAGCTTTAATTACATAGCACGGCTTTCTTTTCCAGATAGCTTTTAGCTGatcctgtatgtatatatatgagtCATATGTACCACAGCACAAAAACATACATAGGCTGTAAGTGGTATGATGCTTCCATTGTTGGCTCCGGCTGTATTAATCATTCCTGTTACTGCTGTAGACATTGTAGCTGTTACGTTACGTGTGGCTGTTATCTTGGATTCCACTGTCTCTGTTGTTGTCGCAATCATAGGTGCTACCACTGATGGTTCCGCTATTGTAGGAGGCTTTGTTACGGTGTTTTTCTGAAACTCCTCACATCTCTGTGTAATGGTaagcacacaataattacaatagctGTCAaggaattatcacaacaaaataCAACCTTTATAAGCTTGCGACGTCGTCTCAATGGCTTAACTGAATTCGTATCAGGACTATCAGAGAAATTCAGCTTTCTCTTGGTAACAATGTGCTTTGGTGGTGAGAATATCATATCAACAACCCTCTTTCCTATTGGAACTGTTGTGATGTTTTTCCAGCTATCACAATTTACCTTTATCAGATGTaggctttattttaaattcattGTGTTCCAGTTTTTGGCTGTAAATAGGTGATAGCGCAGGTGCACTAAAACTGCCAAACTCTGGGAAGTAGCCTCCTGCTTGTTTGGGGGAACTGTAAACCAATGGGCAATTCTGAAAATAGACATTAGTAAGATATGTGAAGAACGAATTGGAGGAACCTCTAACCACATTAATAGCAACTGATACATTGTGCATGCCCTTGCTCCTTATTCATTCGTACTAGATCTTTACAGTGAGTGATATCTTCCTCATCCCATCGTGATATCAAACTGGGATAGCTGGGTTCCTATTACATGTACTCATATAGAATTCCACGTGGGTGTATATAgtatgctacagtagctatgtaacCAGCAAATCAGTGAGCTTATTAAAACTACTCAAAGTATGTATGCTGGCTGCACTACAACCATAGTTACCATGCTTGGCAATAAGCCTATACATTACTTACTTTGTCACTCATGATGCTGCTAGGATCATAAGAAATGGACGTTCTTGAAGAAGAGTCACTCTGATCATGAGATGTACGAGCATGTAGGAGCACTGATATGTTGCCATCATCCATTTGGTCCAAAATTTTGGTCTTAGTATCTTCATCACACTGAGATGTCAAGATGGGATCCTATAACATGTACATGATATAAATATTACAGTATAGTATCAAATAATCTTACTTTATCACTTTTGGTGGCACTAGGTTCATGTGAGATAATGGACACTGTTGGGTTGTGAGATTTTGAAGTATGTGTACAAGTATTGTGAGTAACAACTGATGTGTTGTCCTCCTCTATTTGGTCAGTCTTGATATTGTCATCATACTGGGATATCGAGTTGCATGGTTCCTATGTATTGCAAGATAATATTACATCAATTAACATGCAGTTATAAGTTCTTACTTTGTCGCTCACACTGGCACTAGGATCATGTGAAATGGATCCTTTTCCACTTCTGACAGATGTGTTGCCACTATTATCACTTTCGTCATGAGATGTTGAGATACAACCAGTTGCCTATACAATTATAACTTACATAAACACACACCTGTGTGccgcacatacatgcatgtaccttCTTGGGTGGATAGAACAATTTCAAATGTGTACCATGGACTTTTAAAGTCTGTTTAATGTCATTGGTATTTAGGATCTGAAAAATTCCTTTACCAACAGACTTCACAACTTTATAAGGACCCTGCCACTTATAATCCATTTTTCCACCAGCCCGCTTTTTCCTCTTCATATATTTTCTACGAACCAATGCTCCAACTTTGAATGTAGCTGGGTTATGGTGCTTCCTGTCATACACTTGTTTTTGACGCTTTTGAGCGGTGAGTATGTTCTCCTTCACAATTTGTGCTacttttgtttgatgaatgAAATGTTGTTCTATAACTTCATCATTATGATCCAAGTGCTGTACGATATCTTCTTCTTTGGGAGATTGAATTTCAACAGGTAACAGAGCTTGTCGTCCAAACATCACAGCAAAAGGGCAATATTTTGATGACTCGTGTTTAGAAGTATTGTAAGCAAAAACACAGGTGTCTAAATAATCTTCCCAGAGTTCCTTTTTCTCATTAACAAACTTTACCAGCATATTCTGGATGGTCTGGTTAAAACGCTCAACCAAGCCGTTTGCCTACAACAGACACATAATACAGTTGTATCTACTTAAAGTGCATAAGGTAAATATGCATATTATAGCACTATGCATTTCTTTACCATGCAACTATTAATGTTGATTAGTTACAACATAGCATATAATATAGGatagtagagtagtagttaCCTGAGGATGGTAAGGGGTAGTCAAACGGTGGTCAattttcatcatcttcatcaatttCTTGTCAAGGCGATTGTTAAATTCACTTCCTTGATCAGAAGTAATTACTCTTGGTAATCCAAACTGCATGAATAACTGTAAAGTATGTAATATGCAAGTAAATAACATGGTACACTTTGAATTGCATGGTTCTGGTGGCTGCTTGGGTTATAATGACTACTTCATTCTGTTAGTATTTAATTACATTTTTGCAGCACACTATAATACATTGCTTTGtcttggtgtgtgtgtgtgtgtgtgtgtgtgtgtgtgtgtgtgtgtgtgtgtgtgtgtgtgtgtgcgtgtgtgtgttcatgtatATGTGTGAACTTTTCCGAATGTATTAGTAGATTTTATTTTTCATTGTTTTATTGTTACTGCATGGAAACAGAATTAGATGCAACATACAAAAGTATTCTTTAAGTCAATTTGGACACCTGTGGATGTTATTAACTGCATGCACAGTTTCACATTAATGACAAACATTcaaagtacatgtattacttCTGCACGGTTATTCTGTATTCCGTAATCTCCCAAATATTGTGCAGTTGTTTTACATACTCCTACATACAATAAGCAATCAAGTAGAAATTTTCAGCACCTAGCTGCTTCTCTACCATCTCTATCTAGCTACTTTTCTACCATCCAGTAACCAAGTCAAAATATTTTGGTGATCATAGCATAGGATTGTGATAGGCTTAATTATAAAGGATCCTTTATGATGAAGCTATGACAAAATTAATAAGTTTCAACAGCTGCGTGAAAGGATATGAATACTAAAGCTAATCTATTGACATCCAAGTAAGCAAGATTCACATCTTGCTAAGATAAGTGATTTAGCCAAAGGttttcatacagctatacaaaaTGTTTCAATTAGACGTAGAAAATGAATACTGGAATTGGTATGCTGGAAGAATACGGGTTAAACGGCCCACATAACTGGCTATACAACTCTTTTCCGACCCATATTATATAGCTGCTTTAACAAACATATACTGTAGTTCTGTATTAGTCTATACGTCCAAGTGTTTGCAAACTTTAAGTAAATATGTgcattatacacacaacatatatatatatatatatataccttaaaCAAAGCACTAAACACGGTTGAGGATTCCTTATTGCTGCAAGCAAATGCCTGCACAAACTTGCTAAAGTAGTCTGCTACTGTCAGAATATAGCAATTTCCTTGAGTGGACTTGTGCTTTAGTGGTCCGACAAAGTCTATTCCAATGTGGTACCAAGTTGCTACAACTGGAATAGGGTTAAGTTCTGGTACCCCTGTGTCCATTTTCTTTGTCATCCGTTGGCACACATCACATTCCTTCACCTTAGATGTATAGAAAAATGTGATGATGCAAGTTTAttactgatgaaatattttgcatcTTGTGCAAAGGCATTATGTATACGTGCATGGTAAACCATTGTTCTTTACAACCTGAaagcatataaaattaatagagTTTTGCAGTACAGTTCTATAGCAACTCCAACATGTTGATTGATATAATTGGGTCATTTTtcatttatgtagctatttagaAAACAGAATACTGCAGTTGCAAGTGGTATAGAAGCATGCAAGCAGGGTAAATTTTcaacataatcataattattatatatgtctACAACATTATCATAAAGTAAAACTGACAAGACCAAAAAGATGTAACAGGGGCATCATACTGTAATAAGCAACCAAATTACATGTTTGTTATACGTATTGTGAAAGCTGAGTATTAGTCTGCTATTCTAAATTGCAAGGCATCAACTGCATGATATACTTCCGCATATATGTATACCCCCAAGGTATAGCTGTATAGGTATGTACTTACAAATGCTTTTACATCCTTTCCTACTCCTTGCCACATGTAGCGTTCTGTAATCCTTGCCTGTGTCTTCTTTGTCCCCATGTGACCTGATGTAGGGTGCACATGACAACCTCGCAATATCCGCTCTTTCTCTTTCGGGTCTAGTATGTATCTGACCTATACAAACCATACACTTGTATTACCAATCACATACACTGCATTATAGTATGCTGAGTCAGCAGCTATATATGGCCCTACAGCTCTATACAACTTAGAATTAGTGAGTCAATAGGGTCTTGAACTAAAAGAGAAATTATCACACCAAGCAATTTGTCCATGTAGACAACAGCAGGCCATGCAAACTAGGTGGCTACCAAGTACTGGAACCATAACATCCTGAACGAAAAGAACTTCTTATTTCAGTGGAAACTGAATCAGTTCTGTTTCATTTACCAGAGGTTGCACTATATGTATGTTTTGCATTGATTTTGCAAAAGTTCAGAAATACTCTATAGCAGCCAGCCACTCCAACAGAACAGTGACAATTTTGTTTATTCAGCTGTGCATAGCAATTCACTAAAATGGTCCAAAACTTTATTTCAGTTGACCCACCCTGTTTAAGTGAAAAGTTTGGAAGCCATATAGTCACTGCTGCAAAAGTTTATTCCTGACTCATAGGTTTGCTTTCTGTACTCAGGGTTACTGTgattaaacaaataataaatatgGCAGGGAGACAGAAACATAACTATATGTTTAAGTTTTCATAGTACAATTATCTGGAAGCTAGCCAGATGTAATAAATAACAGAAAGGAACCATGGGACACGTGGTAGACTGTAAATACAATGGCTTATACGTTGGCAGCTGCATTCGCAGTTTctaagtgtgactgctctattagagcaactgactgttctattagagtaagtggctGAGCCACTTTCTTTCTACAATAATATAGAAAGTAAGCCCGACTCGGGGAGTCTATGCCACGGCCTCCTAATGCTGGCTTCTCCACCTCCATCCTATGCATACATGATGCAttataatagtaaatctttACCTTGGTCTTGTCCTGTTTGGTGTACAGAAGCGCTCCATCTTCTAAAGTGTACCTCATTGCCTTTCTTCTAATACACCTCTTCTCGTTCTTTGTACACTCTTGTCTGTACCTCTGCTCTTGAAGATACAGTAAAATATCCTCGTGCAGTTGTCTCTCAATCTCTCCACGACTATCTTCCGACTCCGTACATTGGCTGCTGCTACTGTGACCAGCAGGGTTAGCGCGGAGCCATCCGCCATCATCCTTAAACTGAACTGTTACAAATACTGCTCTAAGCGTCCTTAAAGTGCGAGTTAAAGTGACGAGCCCTCAGCCGAATCAGTACAGCTATAAACTTGAATCAAGTAAAGTCACGCCAACAGTCGAGGCCAACAGTCGCTGTTCAGCAACTGACACGTGTTTAGACTGTAGATCAACCGTATCAATATAAAATATGGCTGAGTCGACAGCTGCCAGTCACCTTTGAACTCCTTTCGACACGATCATCAAAGGCAGCGGTGTGCCGGAAAGCTACTGATAACATCCACATAACTGAGTTTTCCGGTAACGAACAAGTAACCCATATCTAACACAGCTGTTTCATTGGGGGGACCAATTGAAGCAGGGCGGACCACTTGACGCAACTTcacatggtccggccggacagcCTGAAGTGCGctagttggtccggccggaccacttgggGCGGGGGACCATCTGTAGCGTGACAGAACTCCAagatattaaattttaacaatagAATTCCATGAGATGGTAGCAGCGGCGGAGgtagtagttgatatgagggggggctccgctgaacTGACCCAggcttatttctatagtttggtaaggtgagaccaaaaaaaaaaaaaaaaaggtcacaaccaactgacaagagctttccacctcaccagctaccatttctagctgataaactacataaaaatccttacatagcttgctacacactgactactttattagagtgactgctctattagagtatctcgatctttatcacggttttcagccccactccaagaaagataatttcggtgtgatatcattctgaggggggggggggggggggggggctctagccccccctttccgccgcctatggatGGTAGTGTTGTTGATTTTATACATAAAATTGATAAGTTTCCTCTGGTTTGAAATGCTAAACATTTAGATGTATTTAGACGTAGTTGCCACTTGATAGTCCATGAATAGATGCTTGTTGCAGTATTAAAGTAAAACAGTCAGCAGAACTTCTTTCATTGTGTCTTTTTGGACTTTGCCAAAGCTTTTAATCACTGGCCAGTTGTTGCAATGGATTCATTCTTTTCTAACTTGCCTATTCCAATGAGTGGTCATCAATGGTAGGTTTTCCAACTGGCTCCCTGTTACGTCAGGAGAGCCACAGAGCTCTGTACTTGGCCCCCTTCTGttcatattatattatatagttagttCTTATTTCTCTATGCAATGCAACatcattagggacccgccgattatgctcataattttacctattatgctatgctgcactgctcaaatatctacctattatgcttaaatttatgctcaatacttacctattatgctcaaattatgcccaattatttatgcctcagttctcatgctctgctaataatttccactTTATGGAttaataataagtggctgaagcacaaacttacttgtagggacccgtcgatttcgccagcaaaatttttggcataatggttgggtaaaagcaatgagcaaaatgctggcataataggtgcaatttttgtgaagtggacataaaaattgcacaaaggatcgagatactctaatagaacagtcaggaacgctaa containing:
- the LOC136237706 gene encoding uncharacterized protein produces the protein MVEEEVEESLQYFDFLGVLLCFKEVLNLSNYIFINHQWLFDKLAMIMHLSPEDIDFRDHKFKDLFINQRLLAKCELRLMGWKSELPLQYFFDLLDYLKVIATVKLNDTEYYYMPCILSSTKQYVDKYRFLQSEPLLVQFSSGFLPRGFFCSLVVHLLQDLPDRWEHQLCSTENFSNVTTFRLPDKSYLRLHDKISYLEVQVRHYEKDPDISYHPQLFPVLCDYFYSVCKKLNFNLEKLQYGFLCHDGKSNDDHIAVMKCLKSPLPNDVTCCRKCPHQTKLGKHHKIWFEEQTADQLQPLGALLELSVQFKDDGGWLRANPAGHSSSSQCTESEDSRGEIERQLHEDILLYLQEQRYRQECTKNEKRCIRRKAMRYTLEDGALLYTKQDKTKVRYILDPKEKERILRGCHVHPTSGHMGTKKTQARITERYMWQGVGKDVKAFVKECDVCQRMTKKMDTGVPELNPIPVVATWYHIGIDFVGPLKHKSTQGNCYILTVADYFSKFVQAFACSNKESSTVFSALFKLFMQFGLPRVITSDQGSEFNNRLDKKLMKMMKIDHRLTTPYHPQANGLVERFNQTIQNMLVKFVNEKKELWEDYLDTCVFAYNTSKHESSKYCPFAVMFGRQALLPVEIQSPKEEDIVQHLDHNDEVIEQHFIHQTKVAQIVKENILTAQKRQKQVYDRKHHNPATFKVGALVRRKYMKRKKRAGGKMDYKWQGPYKVVKSVGKGIFQILNTNDIKQTLKVHGTHLKLFYPPKKATGCISTSHDESDNSGNTSVRSGKGSISHDPSASVSDKEPCNSISQYDDNIKTDQIEEDNTSVVTHNTCTHTSKSHNPTVSIISHEPSATKSDKDPILTSQCDEDTKTKILDQMDDGNISVLLHARTSHDQSDSSSRTSISYDPSSIMSDKEPSYPSLISRWDEEDITHCKDLVRMNKEQGSPKQAGGYFPEFGSFSAPALSPIYSQKLEHNEFKIKPTSDKGKRVVDMIFSPPKHIVTKRKLNFSDSPDTNSVKPLRRRRKLIKRCEEFQKNTVTKPPTIAEPSVVAPMIATTTETVESKITATRNVTATMSTAVTGMINTAGANNGSIIPLTAYDQLKAIWKRKPCYVIKARFGHLAIHQGSFHNLKGNNWLNDEVSALYYIPLNLMH